A stretch of the Actinoalloteichus fjordicus genome encodes the following:
- a CDS encoding triose-phosphate isomerase family protein codes for MTTADEAAPLTIGISLKMYFGHRQTLAWSREVVAIARRHRAVRDGLATLVLLPSFPALTSVLDECRDSGVQVGAQDLSWADAGAFTGEVSGTQLREIGCTHAEVGHAERRRLLGEDEEMIAAKTAAALRNGLVPLLCVGEAERGSARVAASTSVAQVESALSAARRAEILGPITVAYEPQWAIGAAEPAEPAHVREVGTALRRHLAADPMLTGSRVVYGGSAGPGLLTELADGVDGLFLGRFAHDPAAVESILDEAAALGAGRGVRA; via the coding sequence ATGACCACGGCGGACGAGGCCGCACCGCTCACCATCGGCATCAGCCTCAAGATGTACTTCGGCCACCGGCAGACGCTGGCCTGGAGTCGCGAGGTGGTGGCCATCGCCCGCCGTCATCGGGCGGTGCGGGACGGGCTCGCGACCCTGGTGCTGCTGCCCTCGTTCCCCGCGCTGACGTCGGTACTGGACGAGTGCCGGGACTCCGGCGTCCAGGTCGGCGCGCAGGACCTGTCCTGGGCTGATGCGGGTGCCTTCACCGGCGAGGTCAGCGGGACGCAGCTGCGCGAGATCGGCTGCACCCATGCCGAGGTCGGCCATGCCGAACGACGCAGGCTGCTCGGCGAGGACGAGGAGATGATCGCCGCCAAGACCGCCGCGGCGCTGCGCAACGGGCTCGTGCCGCTGCTGTGTGTCGGGGAGGCCGAGCGAGGTTCGGCGCGGGTCGCCGCGTCCACCTCGGTGGCGCAGGTGGAGTCGGCGTTGAGCGCGGCCCGCCGCGCCGAGATCCTCGGCCCGATCACGGTGGCCTACGAGCCGCAGTGGGCGATCGGCGCCGCCGAGCCCGCCGAGCCCGCGCACGTCCGAGAGGTCGGCACGGCCCTGCGCCGCCATCTGGCCGCCGACCCGATGCTGACCGGGAGCCGGGTCGTCTACGGCGGCAGCGCGGGCCCCGGCCTGCTGACCGAGCTGGCCGACGGGGTGGACGGGCTGTTCCTCGGACGGTTCGCTCACGACCCGGCGGCGGTGGAGTCGATCCTCGACGAGGCGGCGGCGCTGGGAGCCGGGCGAGGGGTGCGGGCATGA
- a CDS encoding SDR family oxidoreductase: MSRPTLVTGGTGTLGRAVVRRLQARGHAVRVLSRRPQSPDQPAHDRVVGDLATGSGIAEAVAGVDTIVHCATTSGRGDVQATRRLTEIARDSEHPPHLIYVSIVGIETVPLPYYRIKLSCEGIVAGAGVPWTILRATQFHDLVARLAAVQERSPVVLAPADVACQPIDVRDVARRLVELVETGPAGRVPELGGPEVLGLAEFARRTLAAEGRAARVVTLPVPGALGRSLRAGRQLTPRHAVGEITFDRFLADRTASTREGPR; this comes from the coding sequence GTGAGCAGACCGACTCTGGTGACCGGCGGGACCGGCACACTGGGACGCGCCGTGGTGCGACGGCTGCAGGCCCGAGGCCACGCGGTGCGGGTGCTCAGCAGGCGACCGCAGTCCCCCGATCAGCCTGCCCACGACCGGGTGGTCGGGGATCTCGCGACCGGTAGTGGCATCGCCGAGGCCGTGGCGGGGGTCGACACGATCGTCCACTGTGCGACCACCTCGGGCCGAGGCGACGTACAGGCGACCCGGCGGCTGACCGAGATCGCGCGGGACTCCGAGCATCCCCCGCATCTGATCTACGTGTCCATCGTCGGCATCGAGACCGTGCCGCTGCCGTACTACCGGATCAAGCTGTCCTGCGAGGGCATCGTGGCAGGCGCGGGGGTGCCGTGGACGATCCTGCGGGCCACCCAGTTCCACGATCTGGTGGCCCGACTGGCCGCCGTGCAGGAACGGTCGCCGGTCGTCCTGGCTCCCGCCGACGTCGCATGTCAGCCGATCGACGTCCGCGACGTCGCACGCAGACTGGTCGAGCTGGTCGAGACCGGGCCCGCCGGGCGAGTGCCGGAACTGGGCGGTCCGGAGGTGCTCGGTCTGGCCGAGTTCGCTCGACGCACCCTGGCCGCCGAGGGCAGGGCTGCCCGGGTGGTGACACTGCCGGTGCCCGGCGCGCTCGGGCGCAGCCTTCGCGCGGGCAGGCAGCTGACGCCGAGACATGCCGTCGGAGAGATCACCTTCGATCGATTCCTGGCCGACCGTACGGCCTCGACACGTGAGGGCCCTCGCTGA
- a CDS encoding VOC family protein has translation MAAVRQFQVTFDCAEAERLARFWCDVLGYVVPPTEEPAAGDDLDRSSPPEQQGASFACIDPTGVGPRLYFQRVPEGKVVKNRVHLDVRAGAGLVGAERLATLDAECARLVALGAVHVRTLLADGENESCIVMQDIEGNEFCLD, from the coding sequence ATGGCGGCGGTCCGACAGTTCCAGGTCACCTTCGACTGCGCAGAAGCCGAGCGCCTCGCTCGCTTCTGGTGCGACGTGCTCGGGTACGTCGTACCGCCGACGGAGGAGCCTGCTGCCGGGGACGATCTCGACCGCTCGTCGCCGCCGGAACAGCAGGGCGCGTCGTTCGCCTGCATCGATCCCACCGGTGTGGGGCCGAGGCTGTACTTCCAGCGCGTTCCCGAAGGCAAAGTTGTCAAGAATCGGGTGCACCTCGATGTGCGGGCAGGCGCCGGACTCGTGGGTGCAGAGCGACTCGCCACCCTCGATGCCGAATGCGCCCGGCTGGTCGCGCTCGGCGCGGTACACGTGCGCACGCTGCTTGCCGACGGCGAGAACGAGTCCTGCATCGTGATGCAGGACATCGAGGGCAACGAGTTCTGTCTCGACTGA
- a CDS encoding sugar phosphate isomerase/epimerase family protein, whose product MTIGLSTYAFFWRLSDRMPRPLSLTEALAETRALGVSLFQICDHPELERMSTAELRELRTVADGLGLTLELGTRGLHPDHLRRYLEIARILDVRLLRSMMNSGEDRPSPETAEDRLRTVLPEFAAQGVTLALETYEQVPTATLLRLIERIDSPNLGVCLDPGNVVAALEHPVSVVETTASRVVNVHVKDFAFSRKDGWVGFTLAGAPLGTGLLDYDHLIRTVDPEARGVNQVIEHWLPWQGDPATTRLLEEQWTRHNIEFLKERTS is encoded by the coding sequence ATGACGATCGGCCTGAGCACCTACGCGTTCTTCTGGCGGCTGTCCGATCGGATGCCGCGACCGCTGTCCTTGACCGAGGCGCTGGCGGAGACCCGCGCGCTCGGAGTCTCGCTCTTCCAGATCTGCGACCATCCGGAGCTGGAGCGGATGTCGACGGCCGAGCTGCGCGAACTGCGGACGGTGGCCGACGGACTGGGACTGACGCTCGAACTCGGCACCAGGGGTCTGCATCCGGATCACCTCCGCCGATACCTGGAGATCGCCCGCATCCTCGACGTCCGGCTGCTGCGCTCGATGATGAACTCCGGCGAGGACCGACCGTCCCCCGAGACGGCGGAGGACCGGCTTCGCACGGTCCTGCCCGAGTTCGCGGCGCAGGGCGTGACGCTGGCGTTGGAGACCTACGAGCAGGTGCCCACCGCCACCCTGCTGCGGCTGATCGAACGCATCGACAGCCCGAACCTGGGCGTCTGCCTCGATCCCGGCAATGTCGTCGCCGCCCTCGAACACCCGGTGAGCGTCGTCGAGACCACCGCGTCCCGCGTGGTCAACGTGCACGTCAAGGACTTCGCCTTCAGCCGGAAGGACGGCTGGGTCGGCTTCACGCTCGCGGGTGCCCCGCTCGGCACCGGCCTCCTGGACTACGACCACCTGATCAGGACGGTCGACCCGGAGGCACGGGGCGTCAACCAGGTGATCGAGCACTGGCTGCCCTGGCAGGGCGACCCGGCGACGACCCGACTGCTGGAAGAGCAGTGGACCAGACACAACATCGAGTTCCTCAAGGAGCGGACATCATGA
- a CDS encoding ribose-5-phosphate isomerase, whose protein sequence is MADRLRIIVGSDDAGFEYKEALKQDLAASDLVESVQDVGVDAESRTAYPHVAVAAAELVASGAADRALLICGTGLGVAIAANKVPGIRAVTAHDSFSVERSVLSNNAQVLTFGQRVIGLELARRLAREWLTYRFDEDSASAAKVRLISDYDQGGSAAGSRAS, encoded by the coding sequence ATGGCCGACAGGCTCCGCATCATCGTGGGATCGGACGACGCGGGTTTCGAGTACAAGGAGGCCCTGAAGCAGGATCTCGCGGCCAGCGACCTCGTCGAGTCCGTCCAGGACGTCGGCGTGGACGCCGAGAGTCGGACGGCGTATCCGCACGTCGCCGTCGCGGCAGCGGAACTCGTCGCGTCCGGTGCGGCGGATCGGGCGCTGCTGATCTGCGGCACCGGTCTCGGCGTCGCCATCGCCGCGAACAAGGTTCCCGGCATTCGCGCGGTCACCGCTCATGACAGCTTCTCGGTCGAGCGGTCGGTGCTCAGCAACAACGCCCAGGTGTTGACCTTCGGGCAGCGCGTGATCGGCCTGGAACTCGCACGCAGGCTGGCCAGGGAGTGGCTGACCTACCGCTTCGACGAGGACTCCGCCTCGGCGGCGAAGGTCCGGCTGATCTCCGACTACGACCAGGGCGGGTCGGCCGCCGGGAGTCGGGCGTCATGA
- a CDS encoding TetR/AcrR family transcriptional regulator has product MSQLVRTAVELLRRADVARAGPLSSLGLTELAVLLGVSRSTLLRRIGSRRELDAALMELGARSVLRPPVADRVVDAVAVLISERGVGAVTLDDVAARAQCSVQSIHVQVGGRDAVLIETFARYSPLAGISVALVEPPADLGGAVLRVYSAVVDAVLGMPVIPALLTEALARPDSGLARYVRTGCVRAVSLLLARWLAGHRLAGAIRPMRLRQAIVLFIGPIAVQVLAEAAAGGRPDEAARLRTATELADSFCRAVRPDPVI; this is encoded by the coding sequence ATGAGCCAGCTCGTCAGGACCGCAGTGGAGCTGCTGCGTCGCGCCGACGTGGCGCGAGCAGGTCCGTTGTCGTCTCTCGGACTGACCGAACTGGCCGTGCTGCTCGGCGTGTCGAGGTCGACGCTGCTTCGCCGGATCGGCAGTAGACGTGAACTGGATGCCGCGTTGATGGAACTGGGGGCACGCTCGGTGCTGCGGCCTCCGGTGGCCGACCGCGTCGTGGACGCCGTCGCCGTGCTGATCAGTGAACGGGGCGTCGGCGCGGTGACGCTCGACGATGTGGCAGCCAGGGCACAGTGCAGTGTCCAGTCCATTCACGTGCAGGTCGGCGGACGCGACGCGGTGCTCATCGAGACGTTCGCCCGCTACAGCCCGCTCGCCGGGATCTCCGTCGCACTCGTGGAACCGCCTGCCGACCTCGGCGGGGCCGTTCTGCGCGTCTACTCGGCCGTGGTCGATGCGGTGCTGGGAATGCCGGTGATTCCGGCGCTGCTCACCGAGGCGCTCGCCCGGCCGGACAGCGGGCTGGCCCGCTACGTGCGCACCGGCTGCGTCCGCGCCGTCAGCCTGCTCCTCGCCCGGTGGCTCGCGGGGCATCGGCTGGCAGGCGCCATTCGGCCGATGCGGTTGCGGCAGGCGATCGTCTTATTCATCGGGCCGATCGCCGTGCAGGTGCTTGCCGAGGCTGCGGCAGGCGGGCGCCCCGATGAGGCTGCCCGGCTGCGCACCGCGACCGAGCTTGCGGACTCGTTCTGTCGCGCGGTCCGCCCCGATCCCGTGATCTGA
- a CDS encoding MFS transporter, translated as MSTARHGESDVARSAIRKVAVRLVPFVALMFFINYLDRTAIGFAAPNGMNDDLALSAAQFGFASGVFFIGYIILEVPSNLALHRFGARRWLARIMVTWGIVALLFTWVQDFTQLAVLRFLLGVAEAGFFPGAILFLSLWVPARYRSRILALFYLAQPLTTVIGAPLAGVLIQQDGTFFGLEGWRFMFFAVALPAIIVGVIAWFYLADRPADAKWLTKAEQTWLTRELEAEHKSKAPSDGRHPGIRSVFGNGRVWLLSLIYFGFIYGLYTLAFFLPAIIAEFEARFGTTFNVLQEGLITAIPYLPAAVVLYLWSRDATRRGLRTWHIAVPAFAGAVSIPLALFAGSPVLTIAIITVTACAIFAALPNFWTLPTRFLTGVAAAAGIALINTMGNLAGFAAPYITGALFDWTGGYVLPMFVVGGFMLLSGVLMVVLARRGQVDEPPSVAASHADGPTADR; from the coding sequence ATGAGCACCGCGCGTCACGGCGAGAGCGACGTGGCGAGATCGGCGATCCGCAAGGTCGCCGTTCGACTTGTTCCGTTCGTCGCCCTGATGTTCTTCATCAACTACCTGGATCGCACGGCGATCGGGTTCGCGGCGCCGAACGGCATGAATGACGATCTCGCCCTCTCGGCGGCTCAGTTCGGCTTCGCCTCCGGCGTGTTCTTCATCGGCTACATCATCTTGGAAGTGCCGAGCAATCTCGCCCTGCACCGCTTCGGCGCCCGCCGATGGCTCGCCAGGATCATGGTCACCTGGGGCATCGTCGCGCTGCTCTTCACCTGGGTGCAGGACTTCACCCAGCTCGCCGTCCTCCGGTTCCTGCTCGGCGTCGCCGAGGCGGGCTTCTTCCCCGGCGCGATCCTGTTCCTCAGCCTCTGGGTCCCCGCCCGCTATCGCAGCCGCATCCTGGCGCTGTTCTACCTGGCCCAGCCGCTGACCACGGTCATCGGCGCCCCGCTCGCCGGCGTGCTGATCCAGCAGGACGGGACGTTCTTCGGCCTCGAGGGCTGGCGGTTCATGTTCTTCGCCGTCGCCCTGCCCGCGATCATCGTCGGCGTCATCGCCTGGTTCTACCTGGCCGACCGCCCCGCCGACGCGAAGTGGCTCACCAAGGCGGAACAGACCTGGCTGACCAGGGAGCTCGAGGCCGAGCACAAGAGCAAGGCGCCCTCCGACGGCAGGCATCCCGGCATTCGGTCCGTGTTCGGCAACGGCCGGGTCTGGCTGCTCTCCCTGATCTACTTCGGCTTCATCTACGGCCTCTACACGCTGGCCTTCTTCCTGCCCGCGATCATCGCCGAGTTCGAGGCACGGTTCGGCACGACGTTCAACGTCCTGCAGGAAGGCCTGATCACAGCGATCCCGTACCTGCCTGCCGCGGTCGTCCTCTACCTGTGGTCGAGGGACGCGACCCGACGCGGCCTGCGGACCTGGCACATCGCGGTGCCCGCCTTCGCAGGCGCGGTGAGCATCCCGCTCGCGTTGTTCGCGGGCTCCCCGGTACTGACGATCGCGATCATCACGGTCACCGCCTGCGCCATCTTCGCGGCACTGCCCAACTTCTGGACGCTGCCGACCCGGTTCCTCACCGGGGTGGCCGCAGCCGCAGGCATCGCGCTGATCAACACGATGGGCAACCTCGCGGGCTTCGCCGCGCCCTACATCACCGGAGCGCTCTTCGACTGGACCGGCGGCTACGTCCTGCCGATGTTCGTCGTCGGCGGATTCATGCTCCTCTCCGGCGTCCTGATGGTGGTCCTGGCCCGTCGAGGCCAGGTCGACGAGCCCCCGAGCGTCGCCGCGTCGCACGCAGACGGGCCGACGGCCGACCGGTAG
- a CDS encoding FadR/GntR family transcriptional regulator, with protein sequence MPSYPDDSAAHLSTTLGAMPTGSVVSEVAKRLLDFFTSGQIEPGTRLPPERSLATSLGVGRSAVREALAALEILGIVIVRPGSGTYLRGSVSELLPRTLSWGLMLGEPRTRELIEVRHGLEVYCARLAAERIDDAGVGRLRGRLTVMRDNQDDDGDLKAFVEADMLFHLEIAEAAGNLVLQELLQSTRSLLRVWVERALRDGRHARLAVAEHERVFAAMAARDPDGAAAAMGEHMRTAGRRVANAITPAGTAPGVGAGGAAATGDQPG encoded by the coding sequence GTGCCCTCGTACCCTGACGATTCCGCCGCGCACCTGAGCACCACGCTCGGCGCCATGCCCACGGGATCGGTCGTCTCCGAGGTCGCCAAGCGGCTGCTCGACTTCTTCACCAGCGGCCAGATCGAGCCGGGGACGCGACTGCCCCCGGAACGCTCGCTGGCCACCTCGCTCGGGGTGGGGCGCTCCGCCGTCCGCGAGGCACTGGCCGCCCTGGAGATCCTCGGGATCGTGATCGTCCGCCCCGGGTCGGGCACCTACCTGCGGGGCAGTGTGTCCGAACTGCTGCCGCGCACGCTGAGCTGGGGCCTGATGCTCGGCGAACCGCGCACCCGTGAGCTGATCGAGGTGCGGCACGGCCTGGAGGTCTACTGCGCCCGCCTGGCGGCGGAACGGATCGACGACGCGGGCGTCGGACGGCTGCGTGGCAGGCTGACGGTGATGCGCGACAACCAGGACGATGATGGCGACCTCAAGGCCTTCGTCGAGGCCGACATGCTCTTCCACCTGGAGATCGCCGAGGCGGCGGGCAACCTGGTGTTGCAGGAGCTGCTCCAGAGCACCCGGTCGCTGCTGCGGGTGTGGGTCGAACGGGCGCTGCGGGACGGGCGGCACGCTCGCCTCGCCGTCGCCGAGCACGAGCGGGTCTTCGCGGCGATGGCCGCCCGCGACCCCGACGGCGCAGCGGCGGCGATGGGGGAGCACATGCGGACGGCGGGTCGCCGCGTCGCGAACGCCATCACGCCCGCAGGCACGGCCCCCGGAGTCGGCGCCGGAGGCGCTGCGGCGACCGGAGATCAGCCGGGCTAG
- a CDS encoding acyltransferase family protein: MADRPLPGSARRQTADRGRPDGPEPDVVGGPDTSAASGGRPRRDGQPAPRGFVPPGEFVPPGEPVGPSGGSAGLDGFVEPGDPLLPGGAVLPNPVPAGETGGRRRRAPAPDSGGNGRVGRREIDRQAWPSEAASRGPESSGRQETAGGPGEPDGAAPARTRRRAAPREPGRPDSVPESAHRPPAVREFGAVREFDGVPWPAESEAGPGGAASRRGDGPERVETIRPDGLLPDRGPAPGGGDARTGASRSPAGPRAATGPPQTEALRQPGAAPPPGPSRGPDLPRNPAAARTPNTPDTPRSLGDSRSPGLAREPGVVPPSSPGAGRQPLPPRPAPVEETVQFDQTQEITGGPKAPPQSRNPPPAPPPKPAPPEPAPPEPADETVQLKAVREPPETGTAQGAEPPPAPKRPRRIVFIDIVRAIAALWVFYGHVDILFLQEEVGPTWFTTAFNYFIGPPLHLGEEGIGAAAVPLFFLVSGFVITPIALKMGTGRFTLNRLMRLYPPLIVAVLIGAAAVAVGLHPLVLRSEPDVTLGNILTNITLVNFFQRPLGAFVGVGWTLAVELLFCLLLAAMLPLLRRWIWVAIAVEIEILLVLILLGNHFGGTFGVVASELPYLLIPVMGQAIWAGWNEKIHGWLAGFFLAICWGLYVWSSHLDLADDFVLRPAPLAFGLLIMLVGLGMENRLRQRAVWTWLSERSFSLYLMHAVVAFPVLRALVDVTPLWVTLLAGVAATAVAVELCYRFVERPSHNLARRFSGRPTRR, from the coding sequence ATGGCTGACAGACCCCTGCCGGGATCGGCGCGCAGGCAGACGGCGGACCGTGGTCGACCAGACGGGCCTGAACCGGACGTCGTAGGCGGACCGGACACCTCGGCGGCATCGGGCGGCAGACCCCGTCGGGACGGGCAGCCCGCCCCGCGCGGATTCGTTCCGCCCGGTGAGTTCGTTCCGCCCGGCGAGCCCGTGGGTCCGTCGGGAGGCTCGGCGGGGCTGGACGGGTTCGTCGAGCCCGGCGACCCGCTGCTGCCCGGCGGGGCCGTACTGCCGAATCCGGTCCCGGCAGGGGAGACGGGGGGACGGCGACGACGGGCACCGGCGCCGGACTCCGGTGGCAACGGCCGGGTCGGACGGCGGGAGATCGACCGGCAGGCCTGGCCGAGCGAGGCTGCCTCGCGTGGGCCGGAGTCGTCGGGACGACAGGAGACCGCAGGCGGTCCGGGCGAACCGGACGGAGCCGCGCCTGCCAGGACTCGGCGACGGGCCGCGCCTCGCGAACCGGGCCGACCGGACTCCGTGCCCGAGAGCGCTCATCGTCCTCCGGCGGTTCGCGAATTCGGTGCGGTGCGCGAGTTCGACGGGGTGCCCTGGCCCGCCGAATCCGAGGCCGGGCCGGGCGGCGCCGCCTCCCGTCGTGGCGACGGGCCGGAGCGGGTCGAGACGATTCGGCCGGACGGCCTGCTTCCCGATCGAGGACCGGCACCGGGCGGGGGCGACGCGCGAACCGGCGCGAGCAGATCACCCGCTGGCCCCCGGGCGGCGACCGGCCCGCCGCAGACCGAGGCGTTACGGCAGCCCGGTGCGGCTCCGCCGCCGGGGCCGTCCCGAGGTCCCGACCTGCCCCGGAATCCCGCCGCTGCCCGGACTCCGAACACGCCCGACACGCCCAGAAGCCTCGGCGATTCTCGATCACCCGGCCTGGCGCGGGAGCCAGGTGTGGTGCCGCCGTCGTCGCCCGGCGCGGGCCGACAACCGCTGCCGCCCCGGCCTGCGCCGGTCGAGGAGACCGTGCAGTTCGACCAGACCCAGGAGATCACCGGGGGCCCGAAGGCGCCGCCGCAGTCGAGGAATCCGCCGCCCGCGCCGCCGCCGAAGCCTGCCCCGCCCGAGCCCGCCCCGCCCGAGCCCGCCGACGAGACGGTCCAGCTCAAGGCGGTCCGGGAGCCGCCGGAGACCGGCACCGCGCAGGGCGCCGAACCGCCCCCGGCACCGAAGCGTCCCCGGCGGATCGTGTTCATCGACATCGTCCGCGCCATCGCGGCCCTCTGGGTGTTCTACGGACACGTCGACATCCTCTTTCTCCAGGAGGAGGTCGGGCCGACGTGGTTCACCACGGCGTTCAACTACTTCATCGGTCCGCCGCTGCACCTGGGGGAGGAAGGGATCGGCGCTGCGGCGGTCCCACTGTTCTTCCTGGTCAGCGGCTTCGTGATCACGCCGATCGCGCTGAAGATGGGCACCGGTCGGTTCACGTTGAACCGGCTGATGCGGCTCTATCCGCCGCTGATCGTCGCGGTGCTGATCGGCGCTGCGGCCGTGGCGGTCGGCCTGCATCCGCTGGTCCTGCGCAGCGAGCCCGACGTGACGCTGGGGAACATCCTCACCAACATCACCCTCGTCAACTTCTTCCAACGGCCGCTCGGCGCCTTCGTCGGAGTGGGGTGGACGCTGGCGGTGGAGCTGTTGTTCTGCCTGCTCCTCGCGGCGATGCTCCCGTTGCTGCGTCGTTGGATCTGGGTCGCCATCGCGGTCGAGATCGAGATCCTGCTCGTGCTGATCCTGCTCGGCAACCACTTCGGCGGCACCTTCGGCGTGGTGGCCTCCGAGCTGCCGTATCTGCTGATCCCGGTCATGGGACAGGCCATCTGGGCCGGGTGGAACGAGAAGATCCACGGGTGGCTCGCCGGGTTCTTCCTGGCGATCTGCTGGGGGCTCTACGTCTGGTCCTCGCACCTCGACCTCGCCGACGACTTCGTGCTGCGACCAGCCCCGCTGGCCTTCGGTCTGCTGATCATGCTGGTCGGGCTGGGGATGGAGAATCGACTCCGGCAGCGGGCGGTGTGGACCTGGCTGTCCGAACGCAGTTTCTCGCTGTACCTGATGCACGCGGTGGTGGCGTTCCCGGTGCTGCGCGCACTGGTGGACGTGACGCCGCTGTGGGTGACCCTGCTCGCGGGCGTCGCCGCCACCGCGGTGGCGGTGGAGCTGTGCTACCGCTTCGTGGAGCGACCCAGCCACAATCTGGCCCGCCGCTTCTCCGGACGACCCACTCGGCGCTGA
- a CDS encoding dihydroxyacetone kinase family protein, whose product MTRLFNDPTDFAEELVDGLVAAHQNRIRRVPGGVVRTDRAAPGTVAVVIGGGSGHHPAFGGLVGAGLAHGAAMGDLFASPSARQIRSVAEAVDAGGGVLLSYGNYAGDVLHFGLAQEQLHAAGIPCRSVAVTDDVASADEARRADRRGIAGDLVVFKAASAAAEAGYDLDAVARVAAHANDRTRSFGVAFTGCTLPGAAEPLFTVPPGRMAVGMGIHGEPGIGEQDVPTADELAELFVTTLLAEIPADVTETGDRRAAVLLNGLGSVKYEELFVVYRRVAALLAEAGVEIIEPEVGELVTSFDMAGVSLTLTWLDDELARFWQAPADAPAYRKGGATQAGGTAPTGPAAGTAVHVTGSAAQAGTTDSAGSAGTTPGEQVGATAAEQAGSSVPATEESRAAAVRVLAALTAVRDAIEDAAEELGRIDAVAGDGDHGIGMTRGARACVDAAEAAVDSGAGAGTTLGRGAEAWADRAGGTSGALWGAALTALGAALGDQSRPDGPAVVTGVTAAETAVRRLGGAEVGDKTMIDVLTPFASALSSQITAGTALPDAWGSAAVVADRAAADTSALLPRRGRARPLAEKSLGTPDAGAVSLALIVRAVHGVLTDR is encoded by the coding sequence ATGACCCGTCTCTTCAACGACCCGACCGACTTCGCCGAGGAACTCGTCGACGGCCTGGTCGCGGCGCACCAGAACCGAATCCGCCGCGTACCCGGCGGCGTGGTGCGCACTGACCGCGCGGCGCCGGGCACGGTGGCCGTCGTCATCGGCGGCGGCTCCGGGCACCATCCCGCGTTCGGCGGGCTGGTCGGCGCCGGGCTCGCCCACGGCGCGGCGATGGGCGATCTCTTCGCCTCGCCGTCCGCACGCCAGATCCGCTCGGTCGCCGAGGCCGTCGACGCGGGCGGCGGCGTGCTGCTCTCCTACGGCAACTACGCGGGCGACGTCCTGCATTTCGGCCTGGCTCAGGAGCAGCTCCACGCCGCGGGCATCCCGTGTCGATCGGTGGCCGTGACCGACGACGTCGCCAGCGCCGACGAGGCGCGACGGGCCGATCGGCGCGGCATCGCGGGCGACCTGGTGGTGTTCAAGGCGGCATCGGCCGCCGCCGAGGCGGGCTACGACCTCGACGCGGTCGCCCGCGTCGCCGCCCACGCCAACGACCGCACCCGCTCCTTCGGCGTGGCCTTCACCGGCTGCACCCTGCCCGGCGCCGCCGAGCCGCTGTTCACCGTTCCGCCCGGCCGGATGGCGGTGGGGATGGGCATCCACGGGGAGCCGGGCATCGGCGAACAGGACGTCCCGACGGCGGACGAGTTAGCCGAGCTCTTCGTCACCACCCTGCTCGCGGAGATCCCCGCCGACGTCACCGAGACCGGTGATCGACGGGCGGCGGTCCTGCTCAACGGCCTGGGCTCGGTCAAGTACGAGGAGCTGTTCGTCGTGTATCGGCGGGTGGCCGCGCTGCTGGCCGAGGCGGGGGTGGAGATCATCGAACCCGAAGTCGGCGAGCTGGTGACCAGCTTCGACATGGCCGGGGTCTCCCTCACGCTGACCTGGTTGGACGACGAGCTGGCGCGTTTCTGGCAGGCACCCGCCGACGCGCCCGCCTATCGCAAGGGCGGCGCGACGCAGGCGGGCGGGACGGCGCCGACCGGCCCGGCCGCCGGGACGGCGGTGCACGTCACCGGCTCGGCCGCGCAGGCGGGGACGACCGACTCCGCAGGCTCGGCCGGAACCACGCCGGGCGAGCAGGTCGGGGCCACGGCCGCCGAGCAGGCAGGCTCCTCGGTGCCCGCCACCGAGGAGTCGCGCGCCGCCGCCGTCCGGGTGCTCGCCGCGCTCACCGCCGTCCGCGACGCGATCGAGGACGCCGCCGAGGAGCTGGGGCGGATCGACGCGGTGGCGGGCGACGGCGATCACGGCATCGGGATGACCCGAGGAGCGCGAGCCTGCGTCGACGCCGCCGAGGCCGCCGTCGACTCTGGCGCAGGCGCGGGCACCACGCTGGGTCGGGGGGCCGAGGCCTGGGCGGACCGTGCGGGCGGCACCTCCGGCGCCCTGTGGGGGGCGGCCCTGACGGCGCTCGGCGCCGCACTCGGCGACCAGTCCCGGCCCGACGGACCCGCCGTCGTCACCGGGGTGACGGCAGCCGAGACGGCCGTGCGCCGGTTGGGCGGCGCCGAGGTCGGCGACAAGACCATGATCGACGTCCTCACGCCCTTCGCCTCGGCCCTGAGCAGCCAGATCACCGCCGGAACGGCTCTGCCGGATGCCTGGGGAAGCGCGGCCGTCGTCGCAGACCGGGCCGCCGCCGACACCTCGGCTCTGCTCCCCAGACGGGGCCGTGCCCGGCCGCTGGCCGAGAAGAGCCTCGGGACGCCTGACGCGGGAGCGGTGTCGCTCGCACTGATCGTCCGGGCGGTGCACGGCGTGCTGACCGACCGCTGA